The Equus quagga isolate Etosha38 chromosome 2, UCLA_HA_Equagga_1.0, whole genome shotgun sequence genome has a window encoding:
- the LOC124235541 gene encoding uveal autoantigen with coiled-coil domains and ankyrin repeats protein isoform X2 produces the protein MMNCWFSCAPKNRHAADWNKYDDRLMKAAERGDVEKVSSILAKKGVSPGKLDVEGRSALHVVASKGNLECLNAILVHGVDITTSDTAGRNALHLAAKYGHALCLQKLLQYNCPTEHVDLQGRTALHDAAMADCPSSIQLLCDHGALVNAKDVDGRTPLVLATQMCRPTICQLLIDRGADINSRDKQNRTALMLGCEYGCKDAVEILIKNGADVSLLDALGHDSSYYARIGDNLDILTLLKTASENTNKGKELWKKGPSLQQRNLTHMLDEVNMKPNQREHQNIQDLEIENEDLKERLRKIQQEQRILLDKVNGLQLQLNEEVMVADDLESEKEKLKSLLAAKEKQHEESLRTIEALKNRFKYFESDHLGSGSHFSNRKEDMLLKQGQMYVTDTQCTSPGMPAHMQSRSMLRPLELSFPNQTSYSENEILKKELEAMRTFCDSAKQDRLKLQNELAHKVAECKALALECERVKEDSDEQIKQLEDALKDVQKRMYESEGKVKQMQTHFLALKEHLTSEAATGSHRLTEELKDQLKDMKAKYEGASAEVGKLRNQIKQNEMLVEEFKRDEGKLIEENKRLQKEFSMCEMEREKKGRKVAEMEGQLKELLAKLALSIPTEKFENMKSLLSNEVNEKAKKLVEMEREYEKSHGEIRQLKRELENSKAKFAQHVKPEEHEQLKSRLEQKSGELGKKITDLTSKNQELQKEIEKVYLDNKLLTQQVHNLTMEMKNHYVPLKVSEEMKKSHDAIVDDLNKKLLDVTQKYTEKKLGMEKLLVENDSLSKNVSHLETVFVPPEKHEKEIMALKSNIVELKKQLSELNKKCGEDQEKIDSLMSENTNLKKTMSHQHVPVKTHEEMKTTLSSTLDKTNRELLDVKKKFEDINREFVKIKDENEILKRNLENTQNQIKAEYISLKEHEEKMSTVGESLKKVQANSAEMLANYQKGQEEIVTLHAEIEAQKKELDTIHECIKLKYAPIVSFEECERKFKATEKELKEQLSEQTQKCNVREEEARKCKQENDKLKKEISTLQKDLKDKSALIENSHEMERALSRKTEELNKQLKDLLRKYTEVKNEREKLVEENAKQTSEILAAQTLLQKQHVPLEQVEALEKSLNGTIETLKEELKNKQRCYEKEQQTVTKLQQMLENQKNSSVPLSEHLQIKEAFEKEVGVIKASLREKEEESQNKTEEVSKLQSEVQNTKQALRKLETREVVDLSKYKATKSDLETQISNLNEKLANLNRKYEEVCEEVLHAKKKELSAKDEKELLHFSIEQEIKDQQERCDKSLTTITELQRRIQESARQIEDKDNKITELLNDVERLKQALNGLSQLTYTSGSPSKRQSQLIDALQHQVQTLQQQLADADRQHQEVIAIYRTHLLSAAQGHMDEDVQAALLQIIQMRQGLVC, from the exons ATGATGAACTGTTGGTTTTCTTGTGCTCCGAAGAACAGA caTGCAGCAGATTGGAACAAATATGATGACCGATTGATGAAAGCAGCAGAAAGGGGAGATGTAGAAAAAGTGTCCTCAATTCTTGCTAAAAAGGGAGTCAGTCCAGGCAAACTAGATGTGGAAGGCAGATCTGC ccTTCATGTTGTGGCCTCAAAGGGGAATCTGGAGTGTTTGAATGCCATCCTTGTGCATGGAGTTGATATTACAACCAGTGACACTGCAG gGAGAAATGCTCTTCACCTGGCTGCAAAGTATGGACATGCATTGTGTCTACAAAAACTTCTACAG TACAATTGTCCCACTGAACATGTAGACCTGCAGGGAAGGACCGCACTTCACGATGCAG CTATGGCAGACTGTCCTTCTAGCATACAGCTGCTTTGTGACCATGGGGCCTTGGTGAATGCCAAAGATGTA GATGGGCGGACACCACTTGTTCTGGCTACTCAGATGTGTAGGCCAACAATCTGTCAACTGCTGATAGATAGAGGGGCGGATATTAACTCCAGAGACAAACAAAACAG aaCTGCTCTCATGCTAGGCTGCGAGTATGGTTGCAAAGATGCAGTagaaatcttaattaaaaatggtGCTGATGTAAGCTTGCTGGATGCCCTTGGTCATGATAGTTCTTACTATGCAAGAATTGGTGACAATCTGGACATTCTTACCTTGTTGAAGACTGCATCGGAAAATACCAACAAAG GGAAAGAACTTTGGAAGAAAGGACCATCTTTACAACAG CGAAATTTGACACACATGCTAGATGAAGTAAATATGAAGCCAAATCAGAGGGAGCATCAAAACATtcag GATCTGGAGATTGAAAATGAAGATTTGAAAGAGAGGTTGAGAAAAATTCAGCAAGAACAGAGAATATTATTGGATAAAGTCAATGGTTTACAACTGCAGCTGAATGAG gaagtAATGGTTGCTGATGATCTGGAAAGTGAG aaagaaaagctgaagTCCCTTTTGGCAGCTAAAGAAAAGCAACATGAAGAAAGCCTAAGAACTATTGAGGCtctgaaaaatagatttaaatattttgag AGTGATCATTTAGGATCAGGAAGTCATTTCAGTAACC GAAAAGAAGATATGCTTCTTAAACAAGGTCAAATGTATGTGACAGACACACAG tgtACTTCCCCTGGTATGCCAGCCCATATGCAAAGCAGATCCATGTTAAGACCGCTGGAGCTGTCCTTCCCCAATCAAACCTCATATTccgaaaatgaaattttaaagaaagagttaGAAGCAATGAGAACTTTCTGCGATTCAGCAAAACAAGACCGACTCAAGCTCCAAAATGAACTGGCTCACAAGGTGGCAGAGTGCAAAGCTTTAGCCTTAGAATGTGAAAGGGTCAAGGAGGAttcagatgaacagataaagcaATTAGAAGATGCATTAAAAGATGTGCAGAAGAGAATGTACGAGTCAGAAGGTAAAGTGAAGCAAATGCAGACGCATTTTCTTGCCCTTAAAGAGCATCTCACAAGTGAAGCAGCAACAGGGAGCCACAGGTTAACGGAGGAACTGAAGGATCAGCTGAAAGACATGAAAGCGAAGTATGAAGGTGCTTCAGCGGAAGTAGGAAAATTAAGAAACCAGATCAAACAAAACGAGATGCTGGTAGAAGAGTTTAAGAGGGATGAAGGCAAGCTGATAGAGGAAAATAAGCGATTGCAGAAGGAATTTAGTATGTGTGAAATGGAgcgagagaagaaaggaagaaaggtcgCAGAAATGGAAGGCCAGTTAAAAGAATTGTTAGCAAAGTTGGCCCTTTCCATTCCgacagaaaaatttgaaaacatgaaGAGCTTATTATCGAATGAAGTGAATGAGAAGGCAAAAAAATTagtagagatggaaagagaatatgaaaaatcACATGGTGAAATTAGACAGTTAAAGAGAGAACTTGAGAATTCTAAGGCCAAGTTTGCTCAGCATGTCAAACCAGAAGAACACGAACAACTCAAGAGTAGATTAGAGCAAAAATCTGGAGAACTTGGGAAGAAGATCACTGACTTAACATCAAAAAATCAGGAGTtacaaaaggaaattgaaaaggtGTATCTGGATAATAAGCTCCTTACCCAGCAAGTACATAACTtaacaatggaaatgaaaaatcattATGTTCCTTTAAAAGtcagtgaagaaatgaaaaagtcacaTGATGCAATTGTTGATGATTTGAACAAAAAGCTTTTAGATGTCacacaaaaatatacagaaaagaagtTGGGAATGGAGAAATTGCTAGTGGAAAATGACAGCTTAAGTAAGAATGTGAGCCACCTGGAAACTGTGTTCGTACCTCCTGAGAAGCATGAAAAAGAGATAATGGCTCTGAAATCCAATATCGTTGAACTTAAAAAACAGCTCTCTGAACTTAATAAAAAATGTGGGGAAGACCAGGAGAAGATAGATTCGCTCATGTCTGAGAACACCAACTTGAAAAAGACTATGAGTCATCAGCATGTGCCAGTTAAGACTCATGAAGAGATGAAAACTACATTGAGTAGCACATTAGATAAAACTAACAGAGAATTAttagatgtgaaaaaaaaatttgaagatataaatcgagaatttgtaaaaataaaagatgagaatgaaatattaaaaagaaacctGGAAAACACTCAGAACCAAATAAAAGCTGAGTACATCAGCCTAAAAGAGCATGAGGAAAAGATGAGCACTGTGGGTGAGAGCCTGAAAAAAGTGCAGGCGAATAGTGCTGAAATGTTGGCTAACTACCAAAAAGGCCAGGAAGAGATTGTGACGCTGCATGCTGAAATCGAAGCCCAGAAAAAGGAGCTTGACACAATACACGAATGCATTAAGCTAAAATATGCTCCAATTGTCAGCTTTGAAGAATGtgagagaaaatttaaagcaacagagaaagaactaaaagaGCAATTATCAGAGCAGACACAGAAGTGTAATGTCAGGGAAGAAGAGGCCAGGAAGTGCAAGCAGGAGAATGACAAGTTAAAGAAGGAGATTTCCACTCTTCAGAAGGATTTAAAGGATAAGAGTGCTCTCATTGAGAATTCTCATGAAATGGAAAGAGCATtaagcagaaaaacagaagagcTAAACAAACAGTTAAAAGACCTGTTACGGAAATACACAGAGGTAAAGAACGAGAGAGAGAAGCTAGtagaagaaaatgccaaacaGACTTCTGAGATCCTTGCAGCACAAACTCTTTTGCAAAAACAGCATGTTCCACTGGAACAGGTTGAGGCCCTGGAAAAATCTCTTAATGGCACAATTGAGACTCTAAAGGAAGAACTGAAGAATAAGCAAAGGTGTTATGAGAAGGAGCAGCAGACTGTGACCAAACTGCAGCAGATGTTGGAGAATCAGAAGAACTCTTCTGTGCCGCTGTCAGAGCATTTGCAGATTAAGGAAGCATTTGAGAAAGAAGTTGGAGTCATAAAAGCTAGCTTgcgagaaaaggaggaagaaagccaaaacaaaactgaagaagTCTCCAAACTGCAGTCTGAGGTCCAAAATACTAAGCAGGCATTAAGAAAATTAGAGACTAGGGAGGTAGTTGATTTGTCTAAATATAAAGCAACAAAAAGTGACTTGGAGACCCAGATTTCCAACTTAAACGAAAAACTGGCCAATCTGAATAGAAAGTACGAAGAAGTATGTGAGGAGGTTTTGCATGCCAAAAAGAAGGAACTATCTGCAAAAGATGAGAAGGAATTACTACATTTTAGCATTGAGCAAGAAATCAAGGATCAGCAGGAACGATGTGATAAGTCCCTAACAACAATCACAGAGTTACAGAGAAGGATACAGGAATCTGCTAGACAAATTGAAGATAAAGATAATAAG atAACCGAACTGCTTAATGATGTGGAAAGACTAAAACAGGCTCTCAATGGCCTTTCACAACTCACCTACACGAGTGGGAGTCCCAGCAAGAGACAGAGCCAGCTCATTGATGCTCTGCAGCACCAGGTGCAGACCCTGCAGCAGCAGCTGGCT GATGCCGACAGACAGCACCAAGAAGTAATTGCAATTTATCGGACACACCTTCTTAGTGCTGCACAG
- the LOC124235541 gene encoding uveal autoantigen with coiled-coil domains and ankyrin repeats isoform X1 translates to MKSLKSRLRRQDAPGPASSSAAAASAHAADWNKYDDRLMKAAERGDVEKVSSILAKKGVSPGKLDVEGRSALHVVASKGNLECLNAILVHGVDITTSDTAGRNALHLAAKYGHALCLQKLLQYNCPTEHVDLQGRTALHDAAMADCPSSIQLLCDHGALVNAKDVDGRTPLVLATQMCRPTICQLLIDRGADINSRDKQNRTALMLGCEYGCKDAVEILIKNGADVSLLDALGHDSSYYARIGDNLDILTLLKTASENTNKGKELWKKGPSLQQRNLTHMLDEVNMKPNQREHQNIQDLEIENEDLKERLRKIQQEQRILLDKVNGLQLQLNEEVMVADDLESEKEKLKSLLAAKEKQHEESLRTIEALKNRFKYFESDHLGSGSHFSNRKEDMLLKQGQMYVTDTQCTSPGMPAHMQSRSMLRPLELSFPNQTSYSENEILKKELEAMRTFCDSAKQDRLKLQNELAHKVAECKALALECERVKEDSDEQIKQLEDALKDVQKRMYESEGKVKQMQTHFLALKEHLTSEAATGSHRLTEELKDQLKDMKAKYEGASAEVGKLRNQIKQNEMLVEEFKRDEGKLIEENKRLQKEFSMCEMEREKKGRKVAEMEGQLKELLAKLALSIPTEKFENMKSLLSNEVNEKAKKLVEMEREYEKSHGEIRQLKRELENSKAKFAQHVKPEEHEQLKSRLEQKSGELGKKITDLTSKNQELQKEIEKVYLDNKLLTQQVHNLTMEMKNHYVPLKVSEEMKKSHDAIVDDLNKKLLDVTQKYTEKKLGMEKLLVENDSLSKNVSHLETVFVPPEKHEKEIMALKSNIVELKKQLSELNKKCGEDQEKIDSLMSENTNLKKTMSHQHVPVKTHEEMKTTLSSTLDKTNRELLDVKKKFEDINREFVKIKDENEILKRNLENTQNQIKAEYISLKEHEEKMSTVGESLKKVQANSAEMLANYQKGQEEIVTLHAEIEAQKKELDTIHECIKLKYAPIVSFEECERKFKATEKELKEQLSEQTQKCNVREEEARKCKQENDKLKKEISTLQKDLKDKSALIENSHEMERALSRKTEELNKQLKDLLRKYTEVKNEREKLVEENAKQTSEILAAQTLLQKQHVPLEQVEALEKSLNGTIETLKEELKNKQRCYEKEQQTVTKLQQMLENQKNSSVPLSEHLQIKEAFEKEVGVIKASLREKEEESQNKTEEVSKLQSEVQNTKQALRKLETREVVDLSKYKATKSDLETQISNLNEKLANLNRKYEEVCEEVLHAKKKELSAKDEKELLHFSIEQEIKDQQERCDKSLTTITELQRRIQESARQIEDKDNKITELLNDVERLKQALNGLSQLTYTSGSPSKRQSQLIDALQHQVQTLQQQLADADRQHQEVIAIYRTHLLSAAQGHMDEDVQAALLQIIQMRQGLVC, encoded by the exons caTGCAGCAGATTGGAACAAATATGATGACCGATTGATGAAAGCAGCAGAAAGGGGAGATGTAGAAAAAGTGTCCTCAATTCTTGCTAAAAAGGGAGTCAGTCCAGGCAAACTAGATGTGGAAGGCAGATCTGC ccTTCATGTTGTGGCCTCAAAGGGGAATCTGGAGTGTTTGAATGCCATCCTTGTGCATGGAGTTGATATTACAACCAGTGACACTGCAG gGAGAAATGCTCTTCACCTGGCTGCAAAGTATGGACATGCATTGTGTCTACAAAAACTTCTACAG TACAATTGTCCCACTGAACATGTAGACCTGCAGGGAAGGACCGCACTTCACGATGCAG CTATGGCAGACTGTCCTTCTAGCATACAGCTGCTTTGTGACCATGGGGCCTTGGTGAATGCCAAAGATGTA GATGGGCGGACACCACTTGTTCTGGCTACTCAGATGTGTAGGCCAACAATCTGTCAACTGCTGATAGATAGAGGGGCGGATATTAACTCCAGAGACAAACAAAACAG aaCTGCTCTCATGCTAGGCTGCGAGTATGGTTGCAAAGATGCAGTagaaatcttaattaaaaatggtGCTGATGTAAGCTTGCTGGATGCCCTTGGTCATGATAGTTCTTACTATGCAAGAATTGGTGACAATCTGGACATTCTTACCTTGTTGAAGACTGCATCGGAAAATACCAACAAAG GGAAAGAACTTTGGAAGAAAGGACCATCTTTACAACAG CGAAATTTGACACACATGCTAGATGAAGTAAATATGAAGCCAAATCAGAGGGAGCATCAAAACATtcag GATCTGGAGATTGAAAATGAAGATTTGAAAGAGAGGTTGAGAAAAATTCAGCAAGAACAGAGAATATTATTGGATAAAGTCAATGGTTTACAACTGCAGCTGAATGAG gaagtAATGGTTGCTGATGATCTGGAAAGTGAG aaagaaaagctgaagTCCCTTTTGGCAGCTAAAGAAAAGCAACATGAAGAAAGCCTAAGAACTATTGAGGCtctgaaaaatagatttaaatattttgag AGTGATCATTTAGGATCAGGAAGTCATTTCAGTAACC GAAAAGAAGATATGCTTCTTAAACAAGGTCAAATGTATGTGACAGACACACAG tgtACTTCCCCTGGTATGCCAGCCCATATGCAAAGCAGATCCATGTTAAGACCGCTGGAGCTGTCCTTCCCCAATCAAACCTCATATTccgaaaatgaaattttaaagaaagagttaGAAGCAATGAGAACTTTCTGCGATTCAGCAAAACAAGACCGACTCAAGCTCCAAAATGAACTGGCTCACAAGGTGGCAGAGTGCAAAGCTTTAGCCTTAGAATGTGAAAGGGTCAAGGAGGAttcagatgaacagataaagcaATTAGAAGATGCATTAAAAGATGTGCAGAAGAGAATGTACGAGTCAGAAGGTAAAGTGAAGCAAATGCAGACGCATTTTCTTGCCCTTAAAGAGCATCTCACAAGTGAAGCAGCAACAGGGAGCCACAGGTTAACGGAGGAACTGAAGGATCAGCTGAAAGACATGAAAGCGAAGTATGAAGGTGCTTCAGCGGAAGTAGGAAAATTAAGAAACCAGATCAAACAAAACGAGATGCTGGTAGAAGAGTTTAAGAGGGATGAAGGCAAGCTGATAGAGGAAAATAAGCGATTGCAGAAGGAATTTAGTATGTGTGAAATGGAgcgagagaagaaaggaagaaaggtcgCAGAAATGGAAGGCCAGTTAAAAGAATTGTTAGCAAAGTTGGCCCTTTCCATTCCgacagaaaaatttgaaaacatgaaGAGCTTATTATCGAATGAAGTGAATGAGAAGGCAAAAAAATTagtagagatggaaagagaatatgaaaaatcACATGGTGAAATTAGACAGTTAAAGAGAGAACTTGAGAATTCTAAGGCCAAGTTTGCTCAGCATGTCAAACCAGAAGAACACGAACAACTCAAGAGTAGATTAGAGCAAAAATCTGGAGAACTTGGGAAGAAGATCACTGACTTAACATCAAAAAATCAGGAGTtacaaaaggaaattgaaaaggtGTATCTGGATAATAAGCTCCTTACCCAGCAAGTACATAACTtaacaatggaaatgaaaaatcattATGTTCCTTTAAAAGtcagtgaagaaatgaaaaagtcacaTGATGCAATTGTTGATGATTTGAACAAAAAGCTTTTAGATGTCacacaaaaatatacagaaaagaagtTGGGAATGGAGAAATTGCTAGTGGAAAATGACAGCTTAAGTAAGAATGTGAGCCACCTGGAAACTGTGTTCGTACCTCCTGAGAAGCATGAAAAAGAGATAATGGCTCTGAAATCCAATATCGTTGAACTTAAAAAACAGCTCTCTGAACTTAATAAAAAATGTGGGGAAGACCAGGAGAAGATAGATTCGCTCATGTCTGAGAACACCAACTTGAAAAAGACTATGAGTCATCAGCATGTGCCAGTTAAGACTCATGAAGAGATGAAAACTACATTGAGTAGCACATTAGATAAAACTAACAGAGAATTAttagatgtgaaaaaaaaatttgaagatataaatcgagaatttgtaaaaataaaagatgagaatgaaatattaaaaagaaacctGGAAAACACTCAGAACCAAATAAAAGCTGAGTACATCAGCCTAAAAGAGCATGAGGAAAAGATGAGCACTGTGGGTGAGAGCCTGAAAAAAGTGCAGGCGAATAGTGCTGAAATGTTGGCTAACTACCAAAAAGGCCAGGAAGAGATTGTGACGCTGCATGCTGAAATCGAAGCCCAGAAAAAGGAGCTTGACACAATACACGAATGCATTAAGCTAAAATATGCTCCAATTGTCAGCTTTGAAGAATGtgagagaaaatttaaagcaacagagaaagaactaaaagaGCAATTATCAGAGCAGACACAGAAGTGTAATGTCAGGGAAGAAGAGGCCAGGAAGTGCAAGCAGGAGAATGACAAGTTAAAGAAGGAGATTTCCACTCTTCAGAAGGATTTAAAGGATAAGAGTGCTCTCATTGAGAATTCTCATGAAATGGAAAGAGCATtaagcagaaaaacagaagagcTAAACAAACAGTTAAAAGACCTGTTACGGAAATACACAGAGGTAAAGAACGAGAGAGAGAAGCTAGtagaagaaaatgccaaacaGACTTCTGAGATCCTTGCAGCACAAACTCTTTTGCAAAAACAGCATGTTCCACTGGAACAGGTTGAGGCCCTGGAAAAATCTCTTAATGGCACAATTGAGACTCTAAAGGAAGAACTGAAGAATAAGCAAAGGTGTTATGAGAAGGAGCAGCAGACTGTGACCAAACTGCAGCAGATGTTGGAGAATCAGAAGAACTCTTCTGTGCCGCTGTCAGAGCATTTGCAGATTAAGGAAGCATTTGAGAAAGAAGTTGGAGTCATAAAAGCTAGCTTgcgagaaaaggaggaagaaagccaaaacaaaactgaagaagTCTCCAAACTGCAGTCTGAGGTCCAAAATACTAAGCAGGCATTAAGAAAATTAGAGACTAGGGAGGTAGTTGATTTGTCTAAATATAAAGCAACAAAAAGTGACTTGGAGACCCAGATTTCCAACTTAAACGAAAAACTGGCCAATCTGAATAGAAAGTACGAAGAAGTATGTGAGGAGGTTTTGCATGCCAAAAAGAAGGAACTATCTGCAAAAGATGAGAAGGAATTACTACATTTTAGCATTGAGCAAGAAATCAAGGATCAGCAGGAACGATGTGATAAGTCCCTAACAACAATCACAGAGTTACAGAGAAGGATACAGGAATCTGCTAGACAAATTGAAGATAAAGATAATAAG atAACCGAACTGCTTAATGATGTGGAAAGACTAAAACAGGCTCTCAATGGCCTTTCACAACTCACCTACACGAGTGGGAGTCCCAGCAAGAGACAGAGCCAGCTCATTGATGCTCTGCAGCACCAGGTGCAGACCCTGCAGCAGCAGCTGGCT GATGCCGACAGACAGCACCAAGAAGTAATTGCAATTTATCGGACACACCTTCTTAGTGCTGCACAG